Proteins found in one Epinephelus fuscoguttatus linkage group LG4, E.fuscoguttatus.final_Chr_v1 genomic segment:
- the kcnj11 gene encoding ATP-sensitive inward rectifier potassium channel 11, which produces MLSRKGIIPEDYLLTRLAENVLQPKFKAKPRKARFVAKNGTCNVAHTNIREQGRFLQDVFTTLVDLKWLHTLIIFTMSFLCSWLLFGMIWWLIAFAHGDLDERGDDFVPCVTDIHSFSSAFLFSIEVQVTIGFGGRMITEECVSAIIILIVQNIVGLVINAIMLGCIFMKTAQANRRAETLIFSKHAVISVRNNKLCFMIRIGDLRKSMIISATVRLQVVRRTTTEEGELVPLDQIDIHMDNPVGTNGVFLVSPLIICHVIDKDSPLYEMSAFDLQHQDIEVIAVLEGVVETTGITTQARTSYVSDEILWGQRFVPTVSEEDGMYAVDYSKFGNTMKVPTPCCSAKTLDEAGGIARFKLNEGLTLRPIVRRRRGSTLVHRTRMED; this is translated from the coding sequence ATGTTGTCCAGGAAAGGAATCATTCCTGAGGATTACTTACTGACACGTTTGGCTGAGAATGTCCTTCAACCAAAGTTCAAAGCCAAGCCGAGGAAAGCTCGGTTCGTCGCCAAGAACGGCACCTGCAATGTAGCGCACACTAACATCCGAGAGCAGGGTCGCTTCTTGCAGGACGTCTTCACCACTCTGGTTGATTTAAAATGGCTCCACACGCTCATCATTTTCACCATGTCCTTCCTGTGCAGCTGGCTCCTCTTCGGGATGATCTGGTGGCTCATCGCCTTTGCGCATGGCGACCTGGATGAGAGAGGAGACGACTTTGTCCCGTGCGTAACGGACATTCACTCCTTCTCATCCGCCTTCCTCTTCTCCATAGAGGTCCAGGTGACCATCGGCTTCGGGGGCCGGATGATCACGGAGGAGTGCGTCTCCGCCATCATCATCCTGATCGTGCAGAACATCGTCGGCCTGGTCATCAACGCGATCATGCTCGGCTGCATCTTCATGAAAACTGCGCAGGCCAATCGGCGCGCGGAGACGCTCATTTTCAGCAAGCACGCCGTCATCTCCGTCCGAAACAACAAGCTGTGCTTCATGATCCGCATCGGGGACCTGAGGAAAAGCATGATCATCAGCGCCACCGTGCGGCTGCAGGTGGTCAGGAGAACCACCACGGAAGAGGGCGAGCTCGTGCCTCTGGACCAGATCGACATCCACATGGATAACCCGGTGGGCACCAACGGTGTCTTCCTGGTGTCCCCCCTCATCATCTGTCACGTCATCGACAAGGACAGCCCTCTGTATGAGATGTCAGCTTTTGACCTGCAGCATCAGGACATCGAGGTGATCGCGGTGCTGGAGGGGGTGGTGGAGACCACGGGCATCACCACGCAGGCCAGGACCTCCTACGTGTCGGATGAGATTCTGTGGGGGCAGCGCTTCGTACCTACGGTCTCAGAGGAGGACGGCATGTACGCGGTGGACTACTCCAAGTTCGGTAACACCATGAAGGTGCCGACACCGTGCTGCAGCGCCAAGACGCTGGATGAGGCGGGAGGCATCGCTCGGTTTAAGCTGAACGAGGGCCTCACCTTGCGGCCGATTGTGAGAAGGCGGCGGGGCTCTACGTTGGTCCACAGGACCAGGATGGAGGACTAG